In Argiope bruennichi chromosome 4, qqArgBrue1.1, whole genome shotgun sequence, a single window of DNA contains:
- the LOC129967054 gene encoding DNA/RNA-binding protein KIN17-like produces the protein MPKHGFLTPKAIANRIKAKGLQKLRWYCQMCQKQCRDENGFKCHTSSESHQRQLLLFAENPDKYIDQFSQEFLDDFMQLLKRRFGTRRVHANQVYQEYIADRNHLHMNATQWETLTDFVKWLGREGHCTVDETEKGWFISYIDRDPETIKRQEALMKHEKMKLDDEERMAKLFQRQMERDKSKPKPESVFTELKKTDEDEKIAFAMKSVDASKKSAIDVKQNPLITAVASRTDNLNSSKDKKTEDKKRKLALEEIIEQEKAIQEKKSRKDYWLASGIIVKAVSKKLGKEFYNKKVLVTEVQDNYYAIIETLDSGEKTVAHQKQLETVIPNVGRKLLILNGAYRGCEAVLLNVNYETFSVNVKISGGSFKGKVLDFVKYEDVSKLHKQT, from the coding sequence ATGCCTAAGCATGGATTTCTGACCCCTAAGGCTATTGCAAATAGAATCAAGGCCAAAGGTTTGCAGAAGTTGCGATGGTACTGCCAAATGTGTCAAAAACAATGTCGAGATGAAAATGGTTTCAAATGTCACACGAGCTCAGAATCTCACCAGAGGCAACTCCTGTTATTTGCTGAAAATCCTGACAAATATATAGACCAATTCTCACAAGAGTTCTTAGATGACTTTATGCAACTGCTGAAACGGCGATTTGGAACCAGGAGAGTCCATGCTAATCAAGTGTACCAGGAATACATTGCTGATCGTAACCACCTCCACATGAATGCCACTCAGTGGGAGACCCTCACTGATTTTGTAAAGTGGCTTGGGCGTGAAGGTCATTGTACTGTTGATGAGACAGAAAAAGGTTGGTTCATAAGTTATATTGACCGAGACCCTGAAACAATTAAACGCCAGGAAGCCCTAATGAAACATGAAAAGATGAAACTTGATGATGAAGAAAGAATGGCAAAACTTTTTCAGCGCCAAATGGAGAGAGATAAATCGAAACCTAAACCAGAATCAGTTTTCACAGAACTTAAAAAGACAGATGAAGATGAAAAAATTGCATTCGCCATGAAATCTGTTGATGCAAGTAAAAAATCTGCTATTGATGTAAAACAGAATCCTTTGATCACTGCTGTTGCCTCAAGAACTGATAATTTAAATAGCTCAAAAGATAAGAAAACTGaagataaaaaaaggaaattagcCCTGGAGGAAATAATAGAGCAGGAAAAGGCAATTCAAGAGAAGAAAAGTCGGAAAGACTATTGGCTTGCTTCTGGAATTATCGTTAAAGCTGTGTCCAAAAAGTTGGGGAAAGAATTCTATAATAAGAAAGTGCTAGTAACAGAAGTTCAAGACAATTATTATGCTATTATAGAGACTCTCGACTCTGGTGAAAAAACTGTTGCACATCAGAAGCAACTGGAAACGGTTATTCCTAATGTTGGTAGAAAACTTCTAATACTTAATGGAGCTTATCGAGGATGTGAAGCAGtccttttaaatgttaattatgaaacattttctgTTAATGTTAAAATCTCAGGAGGTTCTTTCAAAGGAAAAGTTttagattttgttaaatatgaagaTGTTTCCAAGTTACACAAGCAAACTTGA